From the Eschrichtius robustus isolate mEscRob2 chromosome 3, mEscRob2.pri, whole genome shotgun sequence genome, the window tatgtgcatgggtttatttctgggctttctatcctgttccattgatctctatttttgcttttgtgctagtaacatactgtcttgattactgtagctctgtagtatagtctaaagtccaggagcctgattccttcagctccgtttttttctcaaaattgcttttcctattcagggtcttcagtgcttccatacaaattgtgaaattttttgttctagttctgtgaaaaattccattggtagtttgacagggattgcactgaatttgtagattgctttgggtagtatagtcgttttcaaaatgttgattcttctaatacaagaacatggtatatctctccgtctgtttgtatcacctttaatttctttcatcagtgtcttatagttttctgcatacacgtcttttgtctccttaggtaggtttattcctaagtattttattcttttggttgcagtggtaaatgggagagtttccttaatttttctttcagatttttcatcattagtgtataggaattaaaaagatttctgtgcattactctTGTATCCAGCTACGttacctaattcattgattagctgtagatgttttctggtagcatctttaagattctttatgtatagtatcatgtcatctgcaaacagtgacagttttacttcgtttgcaatttggattacttttatttcttttttgtctctgattgctgtggataaaacttGTAAAACTATGTTGAGTGACAGTGGGCCACCTTGCcatattcctgatcttagtggaaatggtttcattttttcaacattgagaacaGCGTTGGCTGTGGGTGtataatatatggcctttattatgttgaggtagcctccctctatgcctgctttctggagggtttttatcataaatgggtgttgaattttgtcaaaagcttattctgcattttgagattatcatatggtttttatccttcagtttgttaaaatggtgtatcacattgattgatttgcatatactgaagaacccctgcatgcctgggataaaccccacttgatcatggtgtatgatccttttaatgtgctgctggattctgtttgctagaattttgttgaggatttttgcatctatattcatcagtgatactggcctgtagtttttttttttttttttgtaacatctttgtctggttttggtatcagggtgatggtggactcatagaatgagtttgggagtgttcctccctttgctatattttggaagagtttgagaggatagatgttagctcttctctacatgtttgatagaattcgcctgtgaatccatctggtcctgggcttttgtttgtcagaagatttttaatcacagtttcaatattggtgattgtgattggtctatttatattttctatttcttcctagttcagtctcagagggctgtgcttttctaagaatttttccatttcttccaggttgtccattttattggcatatagttgcttgtagtaatttctcatgaccctttgtatttctgcagtttcagttgttacttctcctttttcatttcttttttttttttttgaaatgaatagcccagtttactttttttttttaaagaaattcacgttcttttatttatttatttatttatgactgtgttgagtcttcgtttctgtgcgagggctttctctagttgcggcaagtggggaccactcttcatcgcggtgcgtgggcctctcaccatcgcagcctctcttgttgcggagcacaggctccagacgcgcaggctcagtaattgtggctcacgggcccagttgctccgtggcatgtgggatcttcccagaccagggcccgaacccgtgtcctctgcattggcaggcagattctcaaccactgtgccaccagggaagccctcctttttcatttctaattctattgatttgagtcttctccctttttaaaaaaatttttttttaatttattttattttatctttggctgcattgggtctttgttgttgtgtgcgggctttctctagttgcagtgagcagggactactcttcattgtggtgtgcgggcttctcattgtggtgccttctcttgttacagagcatgggctctaggtgcacaggcttcagtagttgtggcacactgactcagtagttgtggctcataggctctagagcacaggctcagtagttgtggtgcacaggctttgttgctctgcagcatgtgggatcttcccggaccagggctcaaacccgtgtcccctgcattggcaggcagattcttaaccactgcactaccagggaagtccagtttcTGAGATATTCTTGACAGAAACTCATAACTCAAATCTCATAACAAGAAAATTACACGAGAGGACTTAGTAATGCCGTCACTGCCGGAATAGGCTGCTTTAGGCTCCCTGATGGCCATGTCCATGGATTTTAAACTTATGTAGATCAGGCATGCAGAGCTGCTGTGGAATTTGTCAATATTTACTATGAGACAATGGATAAAAGAAGACGGGCACTAACCAGGCTGTATCTGGACAAGGCCACCTTAATATGGAATGGAAATGTTGTAACAGGGCTGGAAGCCCTAACTAATTTTTTTGACATGTTGCCTTCTAGTGAGTTTCAGGTCAATATGCTAGATTGCAAGCCAGTTCATGAGCAAGCTACTCAGGCCCAGACTATAGTTTTTGTGGTGACCAGTGGAACTGTGAATTTTGATGGAAACGGACAACACTACTTCAACCAGAACTTCCTGCTGACTGCTCAGTCTACTCCTAACAATACCGTGTGGAAGATTGCAAGCAACTGCTTCCgttaggtaattattgatacttatgttcctattaccattttcttaattgttttgggtttattattgtaggtcttttccatctcttgtgtttcctgcctagagaagttcctttagcatttgttgtaaagctggtctggtggtgcttaattctcttagcttttgcttgtctgtaaaggttttaatttctccgtcaagcctgaatgagatccttgtttggtagagtaatcttggttgtaggtttttctccttcatcactttaaatatgtcctgccactcccttctggcttgcagagtttctgctgaaagatcagctgttaaccttatggggattcccttgtgtgttatttgttgtttttcccttgctgcttttaatatttgttctttgtatttaatttttgatagtttgattaatatgtgtcttggtgtgtttctccttggatttatcctgtatgggactccctgtgtttcctggacttgattaactatttcctttcccatattaaggaagttttcaactataatctcttcaaatattttctcagtccctttctttttctcttcttcttctgggaccctataattcaaatgttggtgtgtttaatgttgtcccagaggtctctgagactgtcctcaattcttttcattcttttttctttactctgctctgcagtagttatttccactattttatcttccaggtcacttatccattcttctgcctcagttattctgctattgatcccttctagagaatttttaattgcatttattgtgttgttcatcactgtttgtttgctctttagttcctctaggtccttattaaacgtttcttttattttttccattctatttccaagattttgtatcacctttactatcattattctgaattctttttcaggtagactgcatatttcctcttcatttgttaggtctcgtgggtttttgccttgttccttcatctgctgtgtgtttctctgtcttctcattttgcttaacttactgtatttggagtctcgttttcgcaggctgcaggttcgtagttcccattgtttttggtatctgtccccagtggctaaggttggttcagtgggttgtgtaggtttcctggtggaggggactagtgcctgtgttctggtggatgaggctggatcttgtctttctggtgggcacgtccacgtctggtggcgtgttttggggtgtctgtggccttattatgattttaggcagcctctgtgctaatggatggggttttgttactgtcttgctagttgtttggcatagggtgtccagcactgtggcttgctggtcgtgagtggagctgggtcttggcattgagatagagatctctgggagatttttgccgtttgatattacgtggagctgggaggtctcttgtggaccagtgtcctgaacttggctctccaacTTCAGTGGtgcagccctgacacctggctggagcaccaagagcctgtcctccacacggctggtggtctagtggttaggatctggcactttcactgctgtggcctggtttcaatccctggtggtGGAACTGAGATCACAAAAGCAGATGAGTACTTTATTACCGAGGATATTAGAGCACAGgaatcaacagccagatgaagagattcaTAGGGTGAGGTTGAGAACAAAGAAACTTCAGTCCTCTTGGAGTTTGGAGCCCAGCATGGTGGCATGTAGAGGCATTCtgcttcaccaacctggaagctctctgaaacccattctttcttctttattctgctctgtggtagttatttccactattttatcttccaagtcacttatccattcttctgcctcagttattctgctattgattccttctagggaattttaaatttcatttattgtgttgttcatcattgcctgtttgctctttagttcttctaggtctttgttaaacatttcttatattttctccattctatttccaaaattttggataatatttactatcattactctgaattatttttcaggtagtctgcctatttcctcttcatttgtttggtctggtgtgttttcacCTTGCTCATTcatttgctgtgtatttctctgtcttctcattttgctcaacttactgtgtttgggggtctcctttttgcagggtacaagttcgtagttcctgttgtttttggtgtctgcccccagtgggtaagattgtttcagtgggttgtgtaggcttcctggtggaggggactggtgcctgtgttctggtcgatgaggctggatcttttctttctggtggctAGGGCcgagtctggtggtgtgttttggggtgtctgtggacttagtatgattttaggcagcctctctgctaatggatgggcctgtgttcctgttttgctagttgtttggcatggggtgtgcaGCACtagagcttgctggtcattgggtagagctgggtcttagcgttgagacagatatctctgggagagctctcactgattgatattatgtggggccaggaggtctttgGTGGTCCAATGTACTATACTCGGCTCTCCCCCCTTACAGCCTCAGGCCTGCCACCCGACTGGAGCACCaaggccctgtcagccacatggcaatGAATGTGGCAGTCTCCATTATGAAGTCAGATTATGAGGGTCTGCAATAATTGTTCGGGTAGAACAGGCTGACTTGGTAGTACTTTGTCTGTGAGGCTGTCTCCAGCAGCCGATGGCTAAAAGATTAGGTCTCTGCATGTGCTGCCAGAATCTTAAATGTTTATATAGAGATCTTCACTGTTTTCAGTCATGGATTTGGTAGAGATCGTCTCACAAACACCTTACTCTCTCAAGGTTGTGTGCTTGAAACAGCGCTTAAGTCTGAGGCTCTACAAGCTGCAGGAAGAAGAGACTGCCTGGTGTGGCCTGCAAGCCTTGATTCTTGCCATGAACCATGCTGTTGCCATTATGGAATCTGGCTTCCCTCGCCACTCTGCAGTGAGTTTTCAGTGAAGCTTTTTCTCTGTGCTGATGAGATTCATGCTACCTGAGTTGCCCAAAGCCATAAAGCGCTTAAAAGTTGGGGCTGGCTTACAAACCCAGCAAATCTGGCTCCAAGGTCTGTGTTATGTCACCCAACGAGAGTTGGGAGGCCATGCACCTAAACGCTTCACCCTCGTGAGCCACCTCCTCATACCTGCACCACCACAGGAAGAATCATCTATGCCATCATGTTTTATACCATGTTGCTTCGggatttattctttttcctaatccGTGATCAAGCACAGATTTATCTGAGACCAATATTTGTTAACACATTGAATaaaaaaactctaaaatattttcatttctacttgTTAGACTTTGAGGGGAGGTTAAGTGTTGAGTATAAAGAATAATTTTGATCTAAGATAATTTTACTTAATGGGATTCTACATGAATAAATACATTCTTGTCTTCCCAGTTATCAGGTTTTTATGTTTATCCTTGCTAGACTAGAAAGTCAAAACTATTCtatgtttctttgcttttttacCACAGAAGAGACTGTTGGAAATCCTGACTCCAATTTACAATGCTTTTCATGCCTCCCTGACccatatacaatatttttttctaaaggcaGTTTATGTATCACAATTCAATTACCCTGCAACTGAACATGTTTTGATTTAAGTATGGTAGACACCACATGAATCTATAAATAGAGATGAGGATgggtaaggaaaagaaaatgaaaggtgtAGGATTAACTCTGGTTACTTAAGATTATAGTTATCTTGTGTATAAATACAGATAGTGAGTCTTTTGGTATCACTGGTTTGAATCAGCTGAagactgttttcttctttttcttgaatgTCTATGTTGTGGTTGTTCAGTGGCGGGGGGGGGCATGTGAAATAAATTGTCATAATTCACAATTAACTCAATCCCTCTATACTGCATTCAGTAGAACCTCTTTCTCAATCTTCTGTTCAGGTATATTatcttcttttctgcttttttgcATATACTTATTGCTATATTAATTGGAGTTTGGAGATAGAATTGAGCATTACTACCATGGTAAATCCTAAGTTGTCAGACTAGAAATgtacataatttatatttaaaattatttaaaagaattttttgaaGATCTGTGATGTATTCCAGAAACACTGAAGCATCCCAGAGAAGGActcaaataatgaaaattaaatggaTCCTGAAGTTCCAAAGGTCTCCATTTAGTAAttaaaatagatacatatatgaaaaattaaatcataaatATATCTGAATTTCCTTCAagataaccttttaaaaatagcttaatATACCATGAAATTCACACGTTTTATTTGTACAAATTTGTATCAAATCTTTTATTTGATAGAGTTGTGTGatcattaccacaatcaagttttaggacattttcatcatccccaaaagataCATCTTACCTGTTTGCAGCTAAATTCCATTCTGTCCCCATCCCAAGGTTATAACTAATATTTTTTctgctgatatatatatatatatatatatatatatatatatatatatatatatatatatatatatatatatatatatatatatatatattcctttcctagacatttcatataaatggaatttccAATGTGTAGTCCTTTGCACTTGGTTACTaccatttagcataatgtttttgaagatATTTATGTTGTGGTTTGTActatagttcatttcttttattgctgaatagtatttaaTTTTATGGGTATATCAGATTTTGTTTgtccataaatttatttattcataaattgATAGACAATTGGATAGCTTTcttcttttggctattatgaataatgctactaagaacagtcacataaaaatatttatgtggaTAGTATTCACTTCTCTCTGGTATATTCCTAGAATAAAATTGCTGTGTCATTAGGTAAGTTTATATTTACCATTAAAACAAACTGTGGATCTGTTTTCAAAAGTGACtgcataattttacattttcatcagcAAAATGTGAAGGTTTCAgtctctctgcatcctcaccagcacgtTTCAGTGTCTATCATTTTAGTTATAGTCATTCTAGTGCATGTGAACAGTCAtttaattgtggttttaatttgcattcttctAACCACAAGTGAtgctgaacatattttcatataccTATTAGCCATTTGTCAACCTCTGCATTACCCTATCCAAAGGACTTTATCCTTTGATGAAATGTCTGTTGAAAgagtttgcccatttttaaactgcatgcttcttttattttaattgtaagaGTTAtatgtatattctggatacaaatcccttatcagatatatattttgcaaatatatttttctctgtgtggTGTTCTCTTCATTTTCACAATTGTACCTTTTGAAGTgtatatttctggactctaaATTCTAACCATTGtctatatgtataattatatgccagtgccatactttcttgattactgcaTCATTAAGGTAAGTTTTGCAATCAGAAAGTATAAATCCTCCATCTTTGCCCTCCTTTTTCACAATTATTTTGGCTACTCTAGTTCCTTTTCATAGTCATTTTGTGATCACTTTGtcaatttttacaaaaaaagtttATGATGAATATATAGATCAGTTTGCTCATAATTGCCTCGTAATAATGTTGAGTCTTACAACACATGAACATGGAGGTCTCtttgtttatttagattttctttaatttctctcaacaacGTTTGGTGGTTTTCTGTGAATATGTCTTGCACCTCATTTGTTAAGTTTGATCCtagttttttattccattaaataAGGAATTATTTTCTTTGGTTCATTTTTGCATGTGTGTTCCTACTTGTAGAAGGCAGAATAATGTCCTTCCAAAGATGACCATGTATCAATCCCAGAAATATGTAAATTGGTTAGGTTACATGAAAAAGGGGAATTAAGGCTGGAGATAAAATTAAGTTTGCTAACCCTGTGCCCTTCAGGTAGAgagattattttatattatttgggTGTGACCATGTAATCACAGTGTTCTTAAAAGTGGAAGACAGAATCAGAGTTGGGGAAAGATATACAACTTTCCTGGCTTTGAAGAAGGCGGAGGGGGACCATGAACCAGGAGCTGCTAGAAACTGGTAAAGGCAAGATCTTTCCAACACCTCAAGAAAGGCATACGAGCCTGCATACCCTAGATTCCTATATCCGTGTACCTGAATTCATTTACTTCTCTTTTCAGGTCTTGGCAGAAAACCTCACCATTGTCACTGAGTGACCTGTTGCTGGGTTTTTCAAGCCTTGGTGAAATTCAGTTTGTCCTCTTtgtggttttcctttttctatacCTAGTCATTCTCAGTGACAATGTCACTATTGTTAGTGTCATCCTCCTGGATAAAAGCCTCCACACACCAATGTACTTCTTCCTCAGCACTCTATCAACATTAGAGACCTTCTACACCTTTGTCGTCTTACCCAAGATGTTCATCAATCTCCTTTCTGTGGCCAGGACAATCTCCTTCACCTGTTGTGCCATCCAAATGTTCTTCTTCCTTGGTTTTGCTATTACCAACTGCCTGCTACTGGGAGTGATGAGCTATGGTCATTATGCTGCCATTTGTCAACCTCTGCATTACCCTATCCTTATGAGTTGGCAGGTGTGTGGAAAATTGGGAGCCACTTGTGGGATTGGTGGGTTCTGGGCCTCACTAACAGTAGTGTATTTAGTTTTCAGCCTTCCTTTCTGTAGTGCCAACAAAGTCAACCATTATTTCTGTGACATGTCACCAGTCATTCATCTGGCTTGCACAAATACAGATGTTCATGAGTTTGTCATATTCATCTGTGGGGTTCTTGTACTTGTGGTCCCATTTTTATTCATCTGTGTTTCTTATATCTGCATTCTGAGGACTATCCTGAAGAGTCCCTCTGCTGAAGGCAGACAGAAAGCCTTTTCCACCTGTGCCTCTCACCTCACTGTTGTTATTATTCACTGTGGTTGTGCTTCCTACATCTACCTGAGACCAACAGCAAACTATGTGTCAAAAAAGGACAGGCTGGTAATGGTAACATATACTATTGTCACTCCATTATTAAACCCCATGGTATACAGTCTCAGAAACAAGGATGTCCAAGTTGCTATTAGAAAAGTGTTGGGGAAGAAATGATCcctaaaattatttaattgaaatattatATTTCGGATTCTGTAATAAACATAGCTCTTCTACTATAAGAATGTATTTCCACATCTTTTTaactgaacatttttattttttgagagtaGTTGGTGCATTTTCATCTCTCAGCTTTTGTACCTCAATTGCAATATAGAAAATCTCATATTAGTGTCACTTATGTGACACTAATGTCTGCTTTTCCTCTAGAATAAGATGTTATTATGAGGTTTATTGGTAAATATTGAGTTTGGAATGTTATTGTTTGTAAAAATAGTCAAATAGTTGGCCTGACCAGTGTTATGACCATAGTTAATCACCTTAATCACTCTAGTCCACATATTACAACAGACAGTATTTTGAAAGTAATATCCAAACATGAAATTATCCTCATGAACATGAGTGGGAGAAGACTTGCTTACAATTTAAGGAGTTTACAGAATATCTAAACCCATTCATAGACCCAATT encodes:
- the LOC137760674 gene encoding LOW QUALITY PROTEIN: NTF2-related export protein 2-like (The sequence of the model RefSeq protein was modified relative to this genomic sequence to represent the inferred CDS: inserted 1 base in 1 codon), with protein sequence MAMSMDFKXYVDQACRAAVEFVNIYYETMDKRRRALTRLYLDKATLIWNGNVVTGLEALTNFFDMLPSSEFQVNMLDCKPVHEQATQAQTIVFVVTSGTVNFDGNGQHYFNQNFLLTAQSTPNNTVWKIASNCFR
- the LOC137760676 gene encoding LOW QUALITY PROTEIN: olfactory receptor 10R2-like (The sequence of the model RefSeq protein was modified relative to this genomic sequence to represent the inferred CDS: deleted 2 bases in 1 codon), encoding MDLVEIVSQTPYSLKVVCLKQRLSLRLYKLQEEETAWCGLQALILAMNHAVAIMESGFPRHSARDYFILFGCDHVITVFLKVEDRIRVGERYTTFLALKKAEGDHEPGAARNWSWQKTSPLSLSDLLLGFSSLGEIQFVLFVVFLFLYLVILSDNVTIVSVILLDKSLHTPMYFFLSTLSTLETFYTFVVLPKMFINLLSVARTISFTCCAIQMFFFLGFAITNCLLLGVMSYGHYAAICQPLHYPILMSWQVCGKLGATCGIGGFWASLTVVYLVFSLPFCSANKVNHYFCDMSPVIHLACTNTDVHEFVIFICGVLVLVVPFLFICVSYICILRTILKSPSAEGRQKAFSTCASHLTVVIIHCGCASYIYLRPTANYVSKKDRLVMVTYTIVTIIKPHGIQSQKQGCPSCY